From a region of the Tenggerimyces flavus genome:
- a CDS encoding helix-turn-helix transcriptional regulator codes for MPDLPFVDDSHLPLNDRFAIEAIGRHGGGETWGREDLVRRGDDGWVAFTTDADRHDLAWCVRWHPEYGRTVELYRDDDAAGMHMALQEALMYRSGGYWWNGEQWYRPSQIWDGTREIYLERPVPGATNVTAADLLAGRTAAGAADASSGHVLQVAEVSLDKPYTGRRWLDDLALWAARRAEQERTDELPPLSACVVKLAAPELTADQLIGLAEIADLAGVKASTLRSYASRGEGELPQAQAVINGHNVWSRAVAEEWVEARNRSSDALTSALSTPDPSGHSRPAGITELWRQYSSRFFSLLWDRPDARKRWALRWRNQAAALKLADNLGWVVASGLDNIVPMTNLGITIRHALLDELATGQELDRDTAGGSLPFYGIVNPVARMLDWLIRHDPALAAHVITETIGEARRRLQIAPPVTERSIRVALSLTGKLDDSALNDYLTRVFMPAESSSDSSSHSQPGVGE; via the coding sequence GTGCCAGATCTTCCGTTCGTCGACGACTCTCACCTGCCGCTGAACGACCGGTTCGCGATCGAAGCGATCGGGCGTCACGGCGGCGGAGAGACCTGGGGCCGCGAGGACCTGGTACGCCGGGGGGATGACGGCTGGGTGGCGTTCACGACCGACGCAGACCGCCACGACCTGGCCTGGTGCGTGCGTTGGCACCCCGAGTACGGGCGCACGGTGGAGCTCTACCGCGATGATGACGCCGCCGGCATGCACATGGCGCTCCAGGAGGCGCTGATGTACCGCTCCGGCGGCTACTGGTGGAACGGCGAACAGTGGTACCGGCCGTCGCAGATCTGGGATGGCACGCGCGAGATCTACCTCGAGCGTCCGGTGCCGGGCGCGACGAACGTGACTGCGGCCGATCTGCTGGCTGGTCGTACCGCCGCCGGCGCCGCGGACGCGTCCAGCGGCCACGTTCTCCAGGTTGCCGAGGTCAGCCTCGACAAGCCCTACACCGGACGTCGGTGGCTCGACGACCTTGCCCTTTGGGCCGCGCGACGCGCCGAGCAGGAGCGGACCGACGAGCTGCCGCCACTGTCGGCATGTGTGGTGAAGCTCGCGGCGCCCGAGCTCACCGCTGACCAGCTAATCGGGCTCGCCGAGATCGCCGACCTCGCCGGTGTCAAAGCGTCCACGCTCCGCTCCTACGCCTCACGCGGCGAGGGCGAGCTTCCTCAAGCGCAAGCCGTCATCAACGGCCACAACGTCTGGTCGCGAGCGGTGGCCGAGGAGTGGGTAGAAGCCCGCAACCGATCCTCTGACGCCCTCACCTCCGCCCTGTCGACCCCAGACCCCAGCGGTCACTCACGGCCCGCCGGAATCACCGAGCTCTGGCGGCAGTACTCAAGCCGCTTCTTCAGCCTGCTGTGGGACCGTCCCGACGCCCGCAAGCGTTGGGCGCTGCGTTGGCGAAACCAGGCGGCCGCGCTCAAGCTGGCCGACAACCTCGGCTGGGTCGTCGCCTCCGGCCTGGACAACATCGTGCCGATGACCAACCTGGGCATCACCATCCGGCACGCACTGCTCGACGAGCTCGCCACCGGTCAGGAACTCGACCGCGACACGGCGGGCGGGTCGCTGCCCTTCTACGGAATCGTCAACCCCGTGGCGCGGATGCTCGACTGGCTGATCCGCCACGACCCAGCCCTCGCCGCACACGTGATCACCGAGACGATCGGAGAAGCCCGCCGACGTTTGCAGATCGCGCCGCCCGTCACCGAGCGAAGCATCCGCGTCGCGCTCAGCCTCACGGGCAAACTCGACGACAGCGCGCTCAACGACTACCTCACACGCGTCTTTATGCCCGCCGAGAGCTCGTCCGACAGCTCGTCTCACAGCCAACCGGGCGTCGGCGAGTGA
- a CDS encoding DnaB-like helicase N-terminal domain-containing protein codes for MSSADRSAAEGPDDIDQPEVSPYGDHTAEAIAITSAIFSGVGRERDELLALAEPEDFLNPRHRLIWQAIRRLVAAGGGTATTMIRDEIEATNPAVAVDTDYINRLTDHAQKALGGEPYKAGKLGDREVRDLVFTSTRRVHDLATRRRTSH; via the coding sequence ATGAGCTCCGCAGATCGATCCGCCGCAGAAGGACCCGACGACATCGACCAACCCGAGGTCTCCCCGTACGGCGATCACACCGCTGAAGCGATCGCGATCACCTCAGCGATCTTCTCCGGCGTGGGACGCGAGCGTGACGAGCTACTCGCCCTCGCCGAGCCCGAGGACTTCCTCAACCCCCGGCACCGCTTGATCTGGCAAGCGATCCGGCGTCTCGTCGCCGCCGGCGGCGGCACCGCAACCACCATGATCCGCGACGAGATCGAAGCCACAAACCCGGCCGTGGCCGTCGACACCGACTACATCAACCGCCTCACCGATCACGCGCAGAAGGCCCTCGGCGGAGAACCGTACAAAGCCGGCAAGCTCGGCGACCGAGAAGTCCGCGACCTCGTGTTCACCAGCACTCGCCGCGTCCACGACCTCGCCACCCGCCGACGAACCAGCCACTGA